In one Thunnus maccoyii chromosome 12, fThuMac1.1, whole genome shotgun sequence genomic region, the following are encoded:
- the nmnat3 gene encoding nicotinamide/nicotinic acid mononucleotide adenylyltransferase 3 — protein MAIRRVPLVLLACGSFNPITNQHMRLFELARDHMHSTGLYQVVGGIVSPVSDGYGKQGLVLAKHRIAMAKLALQSSNWVTVDEWESQQPDWTETVVTMRYHYGRILKEYEQSTGTHSNSGGNSTLLSSPAPQLKLLCGADFLDTFKIPGLWLDDHVEEVAGHFGLICVSRGGLQPERAVHESDALSRHRENIHQVKEWVRNETSATEVRRALRRGLSVKYLIPDSVIEYIQQHNLYTEDSERKNKGVVLRPLTKQAQQPAKSLDD, from the exons ATGGCCATCCGCCGGGTTCCACTAGTCTTGTTGGCCTGTGGCTCCTTTAATCCCATCACCAACCAGCACATGAGGCTGTTTGAACTGGCCAGAGACCACATGCACAGCACAG GCCTGTACCAGGTGGTGGGTGGCATTGTGTCTCCAGTGAGTGACGGCTATGGAAAGCAAGGCCTGGTACTGGCTAAGCACCGAATTGCTATGGCAAAGCTGGCGCTGCAGAGCTCCAACTGGGTCACGGTTGACGAATGGGAGAGCCAGCAGCCAGACTGGACGGAGACGGTGGTCACTATGAg GTATCATTATGGGCGTATTCTAAAGGAGTATGAGCAGAGCACAGGAACTCACAGCAACTCCGGTGGGAACTCCACTCTCCTCTCAA GCCCTGCTCCCCAGCTGAAGCTCCTGTGTGGAGCAGATTTCCTCGACACCTTCAAGATCCCTGGCCTGTGGCTGGATGACCACGTGGAGGAGGTGGCCGGGCATTTCGGCCTCATCTGCGTCAGTCGAGGGGGTCTGCAGCCAGAGCGGGCCGTACATGAGTCGGACGCCCTTTCACGCCACAGAGAAAACATTCATCAGGTGAAGGAATGGGTGAGGAATGAGACGAGCGCCACAGAGGTGCGGCGGGCTCTGAGACGGGGACTGAGCGTGAAATACCTGATCCCAGACTCTGTGATAGAATATATTCAACAGCACAACCTCTACACCGAGGACAGCGAGAGGAAGAATAAAGGCGTTGTGCTGAGGCCGCTCACCAAGCAGGCACAACAGCCAGCCAAGAGTCTGgatgactga